A section of the Acropora muricata isolate sample 2 chromosome 4, ASM3666990v1, whole genome shotgun sequence genome encodes:
- the LOC136912973 gene encoding TM2 domain-containing protein 2-like, producing the protein MGFCFRLSISLWLMLAMCFADSEVDERCFDKSCGKEFDPKGPLVHCNFLPLEFLKCDEPTDKVRNETAGEKDTPRCSKFGESRYQDVQHISVWCEVLPGIECYGERRFLSLEKFPCIKYTGHRFVTTLLYSVLLGFLGVDRFCLGHTGTAVGKLLTLGGLGIWWVVDVILLITGNLQPHDGSNWVPFY; encoded by the exons ATGGGGTTCTGTTTCAGATTATCGATTTCCCTTTGGTTGATGCTTGCAATGTGTTTCGCTGATTCAGAAGTGGATGAAAGATGCTTTGATAAATCTTGTGGCAAAGAATTTGATCCAAAGGGACCACTCGtccattgcaatttttt ACCATTAGAGTTTTTGAAGTGTGATGAACCAACCGATAAAGTAAGGAATGAAACTGCTGGTGAGAAAGATACTCCTCGATGCTCTAAA TTTGGAGAATCCCGATATCAGGATGTCCAGCATATATCAGTATGGTGTGAGGTGCTACCTGGAATAGAGTGTTATGGAGAAAGGAGATTCCTGAGTTTAGAGAAGTTTCCCTGTATTAA ATATACCGGTCACCGCTTTGTTACGACTCTCCTGTATTCAGTTCTTCTCGGCTTTCTTGGAGTGGACCGTTTTTGTCTTGGCCACACTGGTACGGCAGTAGGCAAGCTTTTGACCCTCGGGGGACTGGGGATATGGTGGGTTGTGGACGTGATCTTGCTCATAACAGGAAATCTTCAACCGCATGACGGCAGCAACTGGGTACCGttctattaa
- the LOC136912966 gene encoding syntaxin-18-like codes for MDRTALFKATVKTIRTKNKALVVKDASRDILNSKKQKNEFGAKARKVLMNITKLRDFLLEHQKDYISPFSHVNSEVSGMTDKERDQIDTDAETYMRTCSFAINSLKGEVVQQKRSSQVVTHREAVLEMLGQYLKVVCKLYSQQRAIRVKRMVDKKRISRLQPDQKKVKKDAEQTVPCSSTVNVIDGTTKEYKKQTDPALDLAPAVSDDEELTPEEVQMFEMENQRLFTEMNSLVDEVRHIEGQVVEISQLQEIFSEKVLHQSTQIDRVYETAVGTTENVKGGNEQIREAIKNNASFRVWILFFLVMCSLSLLFLDWYS; via the exons ATGGATCGCACAGCTCTGTTTAAAGCTACTGTTAAGACTATCCGAACTAAAAATAAGGCTCTGGTTGTCAAGGATGCATCAAGGGATATTTTGAATTCCAAAAAACAGAAGAATGAGTTTGGCGCAAAGGCGAGGAAAGTG CTTATGAACATTACCAAGCTGAGGGATTTCCTTTTGGAACATCAAAAAGATTACATAAGCCCATTCAG TCATGTAAACTCTGAGGTGTCAGGCATGACAGATAAAGAGCGAGATCAGATTGATACAGATGCAGAAACATACATGAGAACTTGTTCTTTTGCAATAAATTCTCTCAAAGGAGAAG TCGTGCAGCAGAAGAGAAGCAGTCAAGTGGTGACACATAGAGAGGCTGTTTTGGAAATGTTGGGACAATATTTGAAAG TGGTTTGCAAATTGTACAGTCAACAGAGAGCCATCAGGGTCAAAAGAATGGTGGACAAGAAACGGAT TTCCAGGCTTCAACCTGATCAAAAGAAGGTAAAGAAAGATGCTGAGCAGACAGTACCATGCTCATCCACTGTGAACGTCATTGATGGTACAACTAAAGAATATAAAAAACAGACAGACCCTGCGCTGGATCTAGCTCCTGCTGTTAGTGATGATGAGGAACTCACCCCGGAAGAAGTACAAATG TTTGAAATGGAAAACCAAAGGCTTTTTACAGAAATGAACAGTTTAGTGGATGAAGTGAG acaTATTGAGGGACAAGTGGTAGAGATCTCTCAGCTGCAAGAGATTTTTTCCGAAAAAGTCTTGCATCAG TCAACTCAGATAGATAGAGTATATGAAACAGCAGTGGGTACAACGGAAAATGTCAAAGGAGGAAACGAACAAATTAGGGAG GCAATCAAGAACAATGCCAGCTTCCGTGTGTGgattcttttctttcttgtgatGTGCTCCCTGTCTCTACTGTTTCTTGATTGGTACAGTTGA
- the LOC136912955 gene encoding uncharacterized protein isoform X2 yields MHIYLKDGHQRRWVRDVRLEDGFCPCIGNSLNHNSIEVVSRSLEPAIWFKVLVLQSVSVDCGRRIVSWSVANDSEDSDNKQRTFGMEGECYDYDADIDELFLLATKIISPAGVSLEQNGTTDSPEEDYEHCLLRMLHCYILPKITLHRDDLDKVIKAREKQVCSIEALDLKVIEQCKNIDECELHLDELRTQFLPSLERLLKKGRCSKEFLDLLHADVCKEELKLRDQVEMLTDQVQVAKGMVKKNPSPATTEELNVARKRRDGQQSKLEVLLMAREIIATAIPEAESFGGVVVTNHLLRQYLEERKKLRALKDNRDRLLEQKKCALSVREMLDSATKELIEKGFTDANDANALGSRATDVLQGVWKPEWQKLGERIATLVSNEEHPIGVHFKQFCQSINEFCRELIDFGRYGSPPGYNLPSTPKRNGSSFYNARSCEATYGLDDFVGDNHRPKLETLRIEISEELKTATEFLSDFFNNKDAQFKNKLRLCYEQCFYDKEHSFLACVYELAHNEHVDNLQRDVQRLKRLPIKLLNLQMKDEWWLELFEQQSCRASVNLEKLRPFSQAYLNGTFDSIDATEDGVYGSFEMLDEFDEIGEEAGEFPQDVDLFRSLCIDAIRHRSQTVVANNNDQQGEELDTGDPMSNDVALCSTSAPARSRAVTLAAIINHWEETSDEGAATSLQRSPLTRTHSKSQSEIGSKSNSHNGERVEGETFEDHFGPALQNMRDIFKVTSPLSKLKCLTSTLRKITNAVQDLRMRSGKDAFSAAVNAEDLLPLLILMMLQMDPWEVASMWPQLKFTEDLMAPFLLSGCHGWALVEFQMAQRVLHELCQELRGVASVIST; encoded by the exons ATGCATATCTATCTTAAAGATGGCCATCAAAGACGCTGGGTGAGGGATGTTCGTTTAGAAGATGGTTTCTGCCCCTGTATTGGTAACAGTCTAAATCACAATTCCATTGAGGTTGTCTCCAGGTCACTGGAACCTGCTATTTGGTTCAAGGTTCTAGTACTGCAATCTGTTTCAGTGGACTGTGGCAGACGAATAGTCAGTTGGTCTGTGGCAAATGACTCTGAAG ATTCAGATAACAAGCAGAGGACATTTGGCATGGAAGGAGAGTGTTATGATTATGATGCAGACATCGATGAGCTCTTTCTTTTGGCAACAAAAATCATCTCACCAGCTGGTGTGAGCCTTGAGCAG AATGGAACAACTGACTCACCAGAAGAGGACTATGAGCACTGCTTGTTACGGATGCTTCACTGTTACATATTGCCTAAGATAACACTACACCGTGATGACTTAGACAAGGTCATCAAGGCAAGAGAGAAACAAGTTTGTAGCATTGAGGCCTTGGACTTGAAAGTCATAGAGCAATGCAAAAATATTGATGAATGCGAGTTGCATTTGGATGAGCTACGGACCCAGTTTTTGCCCAGTCTGGAAAGGCTGCTGAAAAAGGGACGCTGTTCAAAGGAATTTCTTGACCTGCTTCATGCAGATGTTTGTAAAGAGGAACTAAAACTACGGGATCAG GTGGAGATGTTGACAGATCAAGTCCAAGTTGCAAAAGGTATGGTGAAAAAGAATCCATCTCCAGCTACAACTGAAGAGCTCAATGTTGCACGGAAAAGGCGGGATGGACAACAGAGTAAACTTGAAGTGCTTCTTATGGCCAGGGAAATCATCGCTACTGCCATTCCTGAG GCCGAAAGCTTTGGAGGGGTTGTCGTGACAAATCATTTGCTTCGTCAATACCTTGAGGAGAGAAAGAAACTTCGTGCACTGAAAGATAATCGAGACAGACTACTGGAACAGAAG AAATGTGCTCTCAGTGTCAGGGAGATGTTGGATTCAGCAACAAAGGAACTGATTGAAAAAGGTTTCACGGACGCCAACGATGCCAACGCCCTGGGATCGCGAGCCACAGATG TCCTGCAAGGAGTGTGGAAGCCCGAATGGCAAAAATTGGGTGAAAGAATCGCAACTCTGGTTAGTAATGAAGAACATCCAATTGGCGTTCACTTCAAACAGTTTTGCCAGTCAATTAACGAGTTCTGCCGCGAGTTGATTGACTTTGGGAGATATGGGTCGCCTCCCGGCTACAATCTGCCCAGCACACCTAAAAGAAATGGCTCCTCATTTTACAACGCTAGAAGCTGTGAGGCCACTTACGGCCTCGATGATTTTGTAGGTGACAATCACAGACCCAAGCTGGAAACACTGCGAATTGAGATCTCCGAGGAATTAAAAACGGCCACGGAGTTTCTTTCGGATTTCTTCAACAACAAGGACGCgcaatttaaaaacaaactaaGGCTCTGTTACGAGCAGTGCTTTTATGACAAAGAACACAGCTTTCTGGCTTGCGTCTACGAACTCGCCCATAACGAGCACGTTGACAATTTACAGCGAGATGTCCAAAGGCTCAAGCGACTACCGATCAAGCTATTGAATTTGCAAATGAAGGATGAGTGGTGGCTGGAGTTATTTGAGCAACAGTCGTGCCGCGCGTCTGTGAATTTGGAAAAGCTGCGGCCGTTTTCCCAAGCATACCTGAATGGCACGTTCGACTCCATAGATGCAACAGAAGATGGCGTCTACGGCTCATTTGAAATGCTCGACGAGTTTGATGAAATTGGCGAAGAAGCTGGAGAATTTCCTCAAGATGTCGATTTATTTCGAAGCCTTTGCATAGATGCGATTCGGCATCGCTCGCAGACAGTGGTCGCAAACAATAATGACCAACAAGGTGAAGAACTTGACACAGGGGACCCAATGAGTAATGACGTTGCGTTGTGTAGTACCAGTGCACCAGCTAGAAGCAGGGCGGTAACTTTAGCAGCTATCATCAATCATTGGGAAGAAACCAGTGATGAAGGGGCCGCAACCTCTTTGCAAAGATCACCTCTAACCAGAACGCATTCTAAGAGCCAAAGTGAGATTGGCAGCAAGTCCAACTCTCATAACGGAGAAAGAGTTGAAGGCGAAACGTTTGAGGACCACTTCGGTCCGGCACTGCAGAACATGAGGGACATATTCAAGGTAACCAGCCCACTAAGTAAGCTCAAATGTTTGACCTCTACCCTTCGGAAGATCACCAATGCAGTACAAGATCTACGCATGCGTAGTGGCAAAGACGCCTTTTCAGCGGCTGTGAATGCGGAGGATCTCTTGCCCCTGCTGATCCTGATGATGCTTCAAATGGACCCCTGGGAGGTTGCGTCCATGTGGCCCCAGTTGAAATTCACCGAGGACCTAATGGCCCCTTTCCTGCTGTCTGGGTGCCACGGGTGGGCTCTTGTGGAGTTTCAAATGGCGCAAAGAGTTTTACACGAACTTTGCCAAGAGCTCCGTGGAGTCGCATCCGTTATTTCCACTTAG
- the LOC136912955 gene encoding uncharacterized protein isoform X1, whose product MHIYLKDGHQRRWVRDVRLEDGFCPCIGNSLNHNSIEVVSRSLEPAIWFKVLVLQSVSVDCGRRIVSWSVANDSEDSDNKQRTFGMEGECYDYDADIDELFLLATKIISPAGVSLEQNGTTDSPEEDYEHCLLRMLHCYILPKITLHRDDLDKVIKAREKQVCSIEALDLKVIEQCKNIDECELHLDELRTQFLPSLERLLKKGRCSKEFLDLLHADVCKEELKLRDQVEMLTDQVQVAKGMVKKNPSPATTEELNVARKRRDGQQSKLEVLLMAREIIATAIPEVHYMQQAESFGGVVVTNHLLRQYLEERKKLRALKDNRDRLLEQKKCALSVREMLDSATKELIEKGFTDANDANALGSRATDVLQGVWKPEWQKLGERIATLVSNEEHPIGVHFKQFCQSINEFCRELIDFGRYGSPPGYNLPSTPKRNGSSFYNARSCEATYGLDDFVGDNHRPKLETLRIEISEELKTATEFLSDFFNNKDAQFKNKLRLCYEQCFYDKEHSFLACVYELAHNEHVDNLQRDVQRLKRLPIKLLNLQMKDEWWLELFEQQSCRASVNLEKLRPFSQAYLNGTFDSIDATEDGVYGSFEMLDEFDEIGEEAGEFPQDVDLFRSLCIDAIRHRSQTVVANNNDQQGEELDTGDPMSNDVALCSTSAPARSRAVTLAAIINHWEETSDEGAATSLQRSPLTRTHSKSQSEIGSKSNSHNGERVEGETFEDHFGPALQNMRDIFKVTSPLSKLKCLTSTLRKITNAVQDLRMRSGKDAFSAAVNAEDLLPLLILMMLQMDPWEVASMWPQLKFTEDLMAPFLLSGCHGWALVEFQMAQRVLHELCQELRGVASVIST is encoded by the exons ATGCATATCTATCTTAAAGATGGCCATCAAAGACGCTGGGTGAGGGATGTTCGTTTAGAAGATGGTTTCTGCCCCTGTATTGGTAACAGTCTAAATCACAATTCCATTGAGGTTGTCTCCAGGTCACTGGAACCTGCTATTTGGTTCAAGGTTCTAGTACTGCAATCTGTTTCAGTGGACTGTGGCAGACGAATAGTCAGTTGGTCTGTGGCAAATGACTCTGAAG ATTCAGATAACAAGCAGAGGACATTTGGCATGGAAGGAGAGTGTTATGATTATGATGCAGACATCGATGAGCTCTTTCTTTTGGCAACAAAAATCATCTCACCAGCTGGTGTGAGCCTTGAGCAG AATGGAACAACTGACTCACCAGAAGAGGACTATGAGCACTGCTTGTTACGGATGCTTCACTGTTACATATTGCCTAAGATAACACTACACCGTGATGACTTAGACAAGGTCATCAAGGCAAGAGAGAAACAAGTTTGTAGCATTGAGGCCTTGGACTTGAAAGTCATAGAGCAATGCAAAAATATTGATGAATGCGAGTTGCATTTGGATGAGCTACGGACCCAGTTTTTGCCCAGTCTGGAAAGGCTGCTGAAAAAGGGACGCTGTTCAAAGGAATTTCTTGACCTGCTTCATGCAGATGTTTGTAAAGAGGAACTAAAACTACGGGATCAG GTGGAGATGTTGACAGATCAAGTCCAAGTTGCAAAAGGTATGGTGAAAAAGAATCCATCTCCAGCTACAACTGAAGAGCTCAATGTTGCACGGAAAAGGCGGGATGGACAACAGAGTAAACTTGAAGTGCTTCTTATGGCCAGGGAAATCATCGCTACTGCCATTCCTGAGGTACACTACATGCAACAA GCCGAAAGCTTTGGAGGGGTTGTCGTGACAAATCATTTGCTTCGTCAATACCTTGAGGAGAGAAAGAAACTTCGTGCACTGAAAGATAATCGAGACAGACTACTGGAACAGAAG AAATGTGCTCTCAGTGTCAGGGAGATGTTGGATTCAGCAACAAAGGAACTGATTGAAAAAGGTTTCACGGACGCCAACGATGCCAACGCCCTGGGATCGCGAGCCACAGATG TCCTGCAAGGAGTGTGGAAGCCCGAATGGCAAAAATTGGGTGAAAGAATCGCAACTCTGGTTAGTAATGAAGAACATCCAATTGGCGTTCACTTCAAACAGTTTTGCCAGTCAATTAACGAGTTCTGCCGCGAGTTGATTGACTTTGGGAGATATGGGTCGCCTCCCGGCTACAATCTGCCCAGCACACCTAAAAGAAATGGCTCCTCATTTTACAACGCTAGAAGCTGTGAGGCCACTTACGGCCTCGATGATTTTGTAGGTGACAATCACAGACCCAAGCTGGAAACACTGCGAATTGAGATCTCCGAGGAATTAAAAACGGCCACGGAGTTTCTTTCGGATTTCTTCAACAACAAGGACGCgcaatttaaaaacaaactaaGGCTCTGTTACGAGCAGTGCTTTTATGACAAAGAACACAGCTTTCTGGCTTGCGTCTACGAACTCGCCCATAACGAGCACGTTGACAATTTACAGCGAGATGTCCAAAGGCTCAAGCGACTACCGATCAAGCTATTGAATTTGCAAATGAAGGATGAGTGGTGGCTGGAGTTATTTGAGCAACAGTCGTGCCGCGCGTCTGTGAATTTGGAAAAGCTGCGGCCGTTTTCCCAAGCATACCTGAATGGCACGTTCGACTCCATAGATGCAACAGAAGATGGCGTCTACGGCTCATTTGAAATGCTCGACGAGTTTGATGAAATTGGCGAAGAAGCTGGAGAATTTCCTCAAGATGTCGATTTATTTCGAAGCCTTTGCATAGATGCGATTCGGCATCGCTCGCAGACAGTGGTCGCAAACAATAATGACCAACAAGGTGAAGAACTTGACACAGGGGACCCAATGAGTAATGACGTTGCGTTGTGTAGTACCAGTGCACCAGCTAGAAGCAGGGCGGTAACTTTAGCAGCTATCATCAATCATTGGGAAGAAACCAGTGATGAAGGGGCCGCAACCTCTTTGCAAAGATCACCTCTAACCAGAACGCATTCTAAGAGCCAAAGTGAGATTGGCAGCAAGTCCAACTCTCATAACGGAGAAAGAGTTGAAGGCGAAACGTTTGAGGACCACTTCGGTCCGGCACTGCAGAACATGAGGGACATATTCAAGGTAACCAGCCCACTAAGTAAGCTCAAATGTTTGACCTCTACCCTTCGGAAGATCACCAATGCAGTACAAGATCTACGCATGCGTAGTGGCAAAGACGCCTTTTCAGCGGCTGTGAATGCGGAGGATCTCTTGCCCCTGCTGATCCTGATGATGCTTCAAATGGACCCCTGGGAGGTTGCGTCCATGTGGCCCCAGTTGAAATTCACCGAGGACCTAATGGCCCCTTTCCTGCTGTCTGGGTGCCACGGGTGGGCTCTTGTGGAGTTTCAAATGGCGCAAAGAGTTTTACACGAACTTTGCCAAGAGCTCCGTGGAGTCGCATCCGTTATTTCCACTTAG